From Hypanus sabinus isolate sHypSab1 unplaced genomic scaffold, sHypSab1.hap1 scaffold_1819, whole genome shotgun sequence, the proteins below share one genomic window:
- the LOC132387402 gene encoding vasopressin V2 receptor-like translates to MSRPAILQVKDVCYPVLAVFGLPANLLTIIILSRGKCGLSKCISAYMTMMAVSDLSVILINVLVYEILIFRLSSSFLHYTEVLKATIYVLAVTLELSRRYTVAFTCDRYVAICCQKFKTKYCRVKTARILAAVILAGLCLENIHFLFAFQPQRIIGNISWGIRPKLDIFNSLTFVALSRFKSFQNLCASGLIILFNGMTARHILVTSKSRRGFRTHKSKIERDPEMENRKKSIILLFCVSGSFMLFWLPSAVTDIIASITMYFDRDYNSARYIAAQAGALLTNMSSCTNTCIYAATQTNFRAELKTLILSPWTLIRELIKRNVRSPKAFSHE, encoded by the exons ATGAGTCGACCGGCGATCCTACAGGTGAAAGACGTTTGTTACCCTGTTCTAGCGGTGTTTGGTTTACCCG CTAATTTGTTAACAATTATTATTCTgtcccggggaaaatgcggtctttccaaatgcatcTCTGCCTACATGACGATGATGGCTGTGTCAGATCTATCGGTCATTCTCATCAATGTCCTTGTCTATGAGATTTTAATATTCCGCCTGTCCAGTTCATTTCTGCATTATACGGAAGTCCTTAAAGCCACGATCTACGTGCTGGCGGTCACTCTGGAACTATCACGGCGGTACACGGTGGCCTTCACCTGTGATCGATATGTTGCCATATGTTGTcagaagtttaaaacaaaatactgcagagtGAAGACAGCCAGAATCCTGGCAGCAGTAATACTGGCGGGGCTTTGCTTGGAGAATATACACTTCTTGTTTGCATTTCAGCCTCAACGAATAATTGGAAATATTTCGTGGGGTATCCGCCCGAAATTGGACATCTTCAACTCCCTAACGTTTGTCGCGCTCAGCAGATTCAAATCCTTTCAAAACCTGTGCGCATCCGGTTTAATAATTCTGTTTAATGGGATGACGGCCAGGCATATCTTAGTGACCAGCAAATCCCGGAGGGGCTTCCGAACCCACAAGAGTAAGATTGAacgtgacccggagatggagaacagaaaaAAGAGCATCATATTACTGTTCTGTGTATCGGGCAGCTTCATGCTATTTTGGTTGCCGTCGGCAGTGACCGATATTATCGCCAGCATAACCATGTATTTTGATCGCGACTATAACTCTGCCCGATATATCGCTGCTCAAGCCGGGGCTCTGCTCACGAACATGAGTTCCTGTACAAACACGTGTATTTATGCAGCCACCCAAACTAACTTCAGGGCAGAGTTGAAAACGTTGATACTGTCTCCTTGGACGCTTATCCGGGAATTGATCAAGAGAAATGTCAGATCTCCTAAGGCTTTCTCCCATGAGTAG